From the genome of Pseudomonas mohnii:
CCGAGATGAAAGTAAGGATCGATATATGCTTTTGAGCAAGCGCGAACAGGCACAACTTGAGCGTCGCCTGATTACCGCCCTTACCGAGGCCTGCGAGACGGCCAAAGCGGAGATTGTGGGTTTCTCCTGGTTGACCCACGAGGTGGATTACGCGCTGTTCCCATCCAGCCTGATAGTTGTTTGGGTTTTCGACACCCTCGCCAGCAGGAATCAAGCGCTTGCCTGTGGACAGGACAAACGTATGCTTGAGCTGACCACTCAGGCGCTACTCGCAGCGGGTATTCAAATCAGCCAAGTGATGGCTCACCTGCACTTCGACAGTGAAGAGCAATGTCGGCGGATGAACGCGGGTGACTGGCAGCAGCGCTTGGCGCGTAAACGCTTTATGAAGAGTTGAAGCATGGCCAAGGATATCGAAAACCCCTGTATTTCTGTTTGCCAACTGAACAGCGAGCTTTGCCTGAGCTGCGGTCGCACCAAGGAGGACATCAAAAAATGGAAGCGCATGAAGCGCCCGGAAAAGATGGCTGCCGTGCAGCGTGCGACGCTGCGTCTGAAAAGCCTGCAAAAAAAGAACGCTTGAATCTTTATACGCATCAATACCGAGCAACACCGATTGGGCTTGTTGTCGGAAAGTCAGCGTCCGGCGAAGACACCTGCCCTGATGTCACATTCAGGGCATTGGCGTGCTCTGCGGCATTAGCTCAACACTATTCCTGACGCTGAAACCGGGCAACGGGGAGCCCGGGCGGGTATCTTCAGGCTGCATCCGGGGCATTGTGGAGAGGCGCCCAACCACGGTTGGGCGCCATTTGACTCAGCCAGTGTGGTGGCTTTCGGCAAGGCCGTAGACGGATGTGTCGATGCCTTCGAAGCGCGCTTTTAACTGCAGTGCCAGATACAGCGAATAATGCCGTGACTGGTGCAGGTTGCCACCGTGGAACCAGAGGTTTTGCTGCTGTGTTGGCTTCCACATGTTGCGCAGTTCGCCCTCGTACGGGCCAGGATCATTCGTGGTTCCAGAACCCAAGCCCCAGCAGCGGCCGACCTTGTCAGCGACTTCCTGGGAAATCAGCTTCGCCGCCCAACCGTTCATTGAGCCATAGCCCGTGGCGTAGACGATCAGATCGGCCGGTAATCGGCTGCCATCGTTGAGTACGACGGCATCTGCCTCGATGCGTTCTACACCCAGGCTTGGCGCGCTCTTGAGCTTGATCGTGCCATTAGCGATCAGTTCGGAGGCGCCGACGTCGATGTAGTAACCAGAACCACGGCGTACGTACTTCATGAAAAGGCCAGACTCGTCGTCACCGAAATCGAGCATGAAGCCGGCCTTGGTCAAGCGCTCGTAGAAGTCCTTGTCACGCTCCTTGATCGCGTCAAAGATGGGTCGATGAAAGTCTGGCATGACCTTGTAGGGGATCGAGGCGAACAGCATGTCGGCCTTGTCCGTGGTCAACCCCGTCTCCAGGGCGTCTTCAGAGTAGAGCCCGCCGAAGACGAGATCCATTAAGCTGTCGGAACGCACGATGTGGGTGCTGGAGCGTTGCACCATGGTCACCTCGGCACCGTTCTCCACCAGGTCGGCGCAGATATCGTGAGCCGAATTGTTCGCACCGATGACCACCGCACGCTTGCCGCTCCAGGCATCTCCGCCGGGATGGCGGCTGGAATGATGCTGTTGTCCATTGAACACCTCGGCACCCGGATAACGGGGAACATTGGGTACGCCAGACATGCCGGTGGCGAGGATCAACTGGGTAGGTTGTAACGTCACACGCTCGCCATCGCGCTGCACTTCAACCTTCCAGGCGCCACTTTGCTCGTCAAAACTGGCGCTCAGGCATTCCGTACGCGGCCAATAATTGAGCTCCATCACTTTGGTGTACATTTCCAGCCAGTCGCCAATCTGGTCTTTTGGGGTAAACACTGGCCAGTGATCGGGGAAGGGCAGGTAAGGCATGTGGTCGTACCAGACAGGGTCGTGCAGGCACAGCGACTTGTAGCGGCCACGCCACTGATCGCCAGGACGTTCGGCCTTGTCGACGATGAGGGTGGGTACGCCCATTCGCTTGAGCCGCGCAGCGAGCCCCAGCCCACCCTGGCCGCCGCCCACGATCAGGCAGTAAGGTTGGGTGCTGAAGCCGAGCGAAGCTTCTTCATCACGACGGCGTTCCAGCCAGTTGCGTTTGTCGGCATGGGTGTGACCATGATTGGCACCCATTGGACGACGGCGGCCGCTGGGCTCTTCAAAGCCTTTGAGTTCACGCATGGCCGTCAGCAGCGTCCAGCACAGTCCCTCCTTTAGACGCACGTAGCCTTTACCTCGCGCCGTATCGGTTTCCAGGCTGATCCAGCCTTCGAGCACACCGTTACTCAGCGTCGCCTCACCTTCCAGCTTCCATCGCTCAGGACGCGTCTGGTCGAGGCGTGTTTCGAGCATGTCCCGGATGGCAGGCTTGCCTTCCAGGGTCACCAGATTCCAGCTGAAAAGTAGCAGGTCACGCCAGTGACACTCTTCGCCAAACAGTTCCAGTGCACCATCCAAATCACGTTGGGCGAGACGCTCGCCGAGGTGTTCGACCCAAGCCGCGAGCTGAGCAGTCGGCGTTTGCAGAGGTGTTTCGACAGCGATGTTCATGGGGGTGTCTCCCGATCTTGTTGTTTTTGTACAACTTGGCCCACAGCAAGGCTCGGGCCACCTTCGTGAAAGCACCATTGCAGAGCCGCTGCAGCCATATTGCTCAGGCTTGGATCCGGAGATCTGTCACGATTCTGGAAAGGGTGGGTGACAGAGTGTCACTTGGTACAAAAAACGCTCGTTGCGGTCTTTTCATATAAGCTGCGAACAGACCCGTGTCCTGACCGTAACGGAGAACAAGAATAATGAAGCCGGCCTTGATCAACGCCCATGCACAACAAGTGCTGCAAGCCGTCCAGGGCGCTCACGCCACCCATGGCCCTCTTGCTGACCTGGCCATCACACGATCCTGGCGCCGGTGCCTGGATCAGTATCAGCTCGATCCTGCCAGCCGCCGCGCGACAAATGTCGTGGAGCACCCACGCTTGCAGGATCACCGCGCGCCACTGGAACACATCATCTGCGTGGCGCACTGGCAGATGAGCAACTTGCACCAACAACTCGGGCGTGACGGCCACGTGGTGCTACTCACCGATGCTCGCGGTGTGGCGATTGACAGTGTGTTCAACGAATCCGAACGGGCCGAGTTCCAGCGCGCCGGGCTGTGGCTCGGTTCGGTATGGAGCGAGGATTGCGAGGGTACCAACGGTGTCGGCACCTGCCTGGTCGAGCGTCAGGACGTCACCATCCGTCGTGATGAACATTTTCGTGGCAAGCACGTTGGTTTGACGTGTTCGGCCAGCCCGATATTTGATGCGAGCGGAGAGTTGCTTGCCGTGCTCAACCTCTCCTCTGTGGGGGAAGAACACAGTCTTCAGCAACACTTCAAGGCCATGGCGTTGACCAACCTGTCAGCCAAGTTGATCGAGAGCTGTTTTTTCCTGGGGCATGATCCGCAACGATATTTGCTGCGCTTCCACCCTGAGGCAGGCTTCGTCGGGTTACTGGGTGAAGGTCTGCTCAGTTTCGACGAGAGTGCCCGTATCTGTTCAGTCAACCATGCAGCGCTGGGTCTGCTGGGCCTGCGTCGTGACCAGGTGGTTGGGCAGTCTCTGACGATGCTGCTGGAAACACCGATCGATCAAGTGATGAGTCAGGCCAGCGCTCAGCCGAGTGTCTGTTGGCCAATGCGGCTGGTCGACGGGCGCCTGCTCTACGGACAGTTGCGAGAACCCTTGCGCCGAGTGCCTTTGGTCACGCCTGCAATCCCCCAAATCAACGATGTGCACGTGTGCCTGGAAGACCCGCGCCTGCAACGCGGCTTTACTCGCGCATTGCGCGTTTTGGAGCGTGACGTTCCGGTGTTTTTGCAGGGCGAAACCGGTACCGGCAAAGAAGCTTTTGCTGCGGCGCTGCACCGCGCCAGCTCCAGGGCGAGCCAGCCGTTTGTGGCGATCAATTGCGCAGCCATTCCAGAAACGCTGATCGAGAGTGAGCTGTTCGGCTATCGCGGCGGCAGCTTCACCGGCGCACGCAAGGACGGGATGATCGGCAAGTTGGAGCAGGCCCATGGCGGCATTCTGTTTCTCGATGAGATCGCCGATATGCCACTGGCGTTACAGACTCGCTTGCTGCGTGTGCTGGAGGAGCGTCAGGTGGTGCCGCTGGGCGGCGCGACGGCACGTGCGCTCGACGTACGCCTTATCAGTGCCAGCCACCAGGATTTGAACGTCTGTGTGGCCGAGGGGCGTTTTCGCGAAGATCTGTTTTATCGCATTGCCGGGTTCGCTGTGCAGCTCCCGCCGTTGCGTGAGCGTTCAGACAAAGGCCGTTTGCTTGACCTGTTGCTGCGCGAGGAGGCAGCAGGGGCCAGAGTTCGGCTGGACGCGGGTGTCAGAGAGCGCTTGTTGACGCAGCCTTGGCCAGGCAATGTCCGGCAGCTGCGTACGTGTCTGCGCACACTGGTAGCGTTGGCATCGGAGGGGCGTGTCACTCTCGACGACTTGGCGGAGTTGCTGCCGGCAGCACCCGCGACAGCCGCGCTGGCCGACAATCCGCTGGGAGTATCCGAACGGCAGACGTTGCTAACGTTGATTGAGGCGGAACACTGGCATATCGCCCATGTTGCCGCCCGCCTGGGAATCAGCCGCAATACGCTCTATCGCAAACTGCGTCATCACGGTATTTCACGACCCGGTTGAATGCGGCGCGGAGCTTCGCTGTAGCAGGGGGGGCGCGATTGTCAGCCTCAGTCGCCCACCGCCCACCACCATTCGTTCAGTCGATAGTTATCATCAAGGAATGCAAGTTTTGTTTTGCCGGAAAAAGAGGAGACTGGCGATACACCAAAGCGGTTTCTGAAGGAGCAAACGCGATGAGAACTTCCACCCTGCTGACGCTTGTCGCCTTTTTAAGCTGTGGTGTCGCAGCCATGACGCCAGCCTTCGGCGCTGATCAGGAGTCCTGCCACTTCTTGCCGATGGCTGATAGCGCTGCTGGCCTGCGGCACGCGCAATCGGTGGCGGTGCTCTACAGCGAAAACACCGTCAACACCCAGCAATACCTTGAGAGCTACCACGCCGTGGCGGTCAATGGCGCGAAGAACCCGCAGATGAATCCGCAAATCGCCAAGGCGTTCGTCGACAGTTCCGATCCGCAGCGTGCGCTCAACGGGTTGATGGCGTCGCTGCAGAAACAGTTCGCCTCGGTGACTGTCTACGACAACCTCGACGCCGCCGTACAGGCGCATCCCGATGTGGTGGTGATGCTCGACACCTTCAGCCGCCTGGTGTCCAAGCGCAACGACCAGGTCGAAGCGCGGTTTGTCGCCAAGTTCTACGATGCGAACCTGCAATACATCGGCCAGGCTGAAGGTTCACGCGCCAAGCAAATGCCCTCGGTGTGGGTGCATGGCAAAGCCGCTCCGCAAATCGCCGCGCAAATCAACGAGCAAACCGAGTTGCAGGTGAATGCGCTGAAACAGTTCGATGCGTCGCTCAAGGCGCTGGTGATGACGGGCAACGTGGATCACGTTGCCAGCAACTGACGGCCGGTTGATCGGCCGTCAAGGCATGCTCAGTTGCTGACGCGCAACCACAACGACACACACAAGCCGCTTCTGGCCCGTTCATCCGTGAAACCCAATTTCACCCGCGCCCCGTTACGGTCCATGATCGCCTTGACGATCGACAGCCCCAGCCCCGAGCCGGATTCATCGGTGCCCAGGCTGCGATAGAACGGATCGAACACCCGCTCCTGTTCCTCCACGACAATACCTGGCCCCGAGTCCCTGATCTGCAACAGGGCCTGGCCGCTCTCCCTCTTCAGCGTCAGATCGACGCGGCCGTGCGCCGGCGTGTAGCGGATAGCGTTGTCCACCAGGTTTTTCACCACGGCCGTCAGGTCGATTTCGTTGATGCACACCCGCGCGTCTTGTTCGATCTCGACTCCAATGTCGAGGTGCTTGCGTTCGGCCAGCGGCAATAGATCTTCCAGCACGCGGCGATAGACCTCATGCACGGAGGTCGTTGATGCCCCGCAGGTCGCAGTGGACTGTGCCTTGGCCAGTGTCAGCAACTGGTCAATCAATTGTCTGCCGCGCTCGATGCCCCGTCGCAAGGGCACCAGCCGCTCTCGCGCCGGCGCCGGCATGTCGACGGCGGCCAGTCGCTCGGCCTGCAGGGACAGGGCCGTCAGCGGCGAGCGCAGTTCGTGGGCGGCGTCGGCGACGAAGCGGCGCTGGCTCTCCATGGACTGCGCGACACGGTTGAGCAACCGATTGATCGCCACCACGAAGGGGCGGATTTCGAGGGGCAGGTGGTGTTCGTCGATCGGATGCAGTTCCTGCTCGTCGCGGCGGTCGATTTCGGACGAAAGCATGGCAATGGGGCGGAACAGTTTGCGCACCAGGTCGCTGACCACCAGCAACAGAATGGGCAGCAGAACCAGGAACGGCAGGACACTGCGCCAGGCACTGGCGCGGGCGTCCTTGTCGCGGGCGCCGGTTTCCTGGGCGACGGCGATGCGCTCGCCCTGGGCAGTGGTCTTGACCAGGACACGAAAGGCTTCGCCGGCAATGGGCACGGTCGACAGGCCGTCGGGCAGGGTCGTGGGGAAGGGCAGCGGGGTGCCGGCATCATCGTCTCCCGAGGCTTTGCTGCCGTCGGCCAGGTACTGAAGAATGATGCGCGCCTCGTCGTCATCCGCCGCGCCATTTTCCGGGTACTGGAGTGTCATGTGCTGGCGGTCGAAGAGCTTGGCCATCTGGCGCAAGGTGTCGTCCTGCATGTCGTGGGCTTCATCGAAGGCCGAAACGTAGGCGAAGACCCCGGCCACGATGGCGACCGTCAGGATGGCCAGCGACAGGGCCACGCTCAGCCTGAGCTGGACCGACTCGCCTAAACGTTTTTTGAAACCATCCATCCCATACCCCTGACATTTTTGATGACATGGCTTCCCAGCTTGCGGCGCAGCGCATGAATCAGGAACTCCACCGCATTGCTTTCCACTTCATTGCCCCAGCCATACAGACGGTCTTCGAGTTCGCTGCGCGACAGGATGGCCCCCGGCCGGATCAACAGCGCCTGGAGCAAGGCGAACTCGCGACTGGAGAGCAGAACGCCGGGATTTTCTTCCGTGCTGGCTTCCTTGGAAATCAGGTCCAGGGCCACGACGCCGTTGTCGAGTCGCGACAGGGCGCTGCCACCGTGACGGCG
Proteins encoded in this window:
- a CDS encoding ATPase, whose protein sequence is MRTSTLLTLVAFLSCGVAAMTPAFGADQESCHFLPMADSAAGLRHAQSVAVLYSENTVNTQQYLESYHAVAVNGAKNPQMNPQIAKAFVDSSDPQRALNGLMASLQKQFASVTVYDNLDAAVQAHPDVVVMLDTFSRLVSKRNDQVEARFVAKFYDANLQYIGQAEGSRAKQMPSVWVHGKAAPQIAAQINEQTELQVNALKQFDASLKALVMTGNVDHVASN
- a CDS encoding NAD(P)/FAD-dependent oxidoreductase, which produces MNIAVETPLQTPTAQLAAWVEHLGERLAQRDLDGALELFGEECHWRDLLLFSWNLVTLEGKPAIRDMLETRLDQTRPERWKLEGEATLSNGVLEGWISLETDTARGKGYVRLKEGLCWTLLTAMRELKGFEEPSGRRRPMGANHGHTHADKRNWLERRRDEEASLGFSTQPYCLIVGGGQGGLGLAARLKRMGVPTLIVDKAERPGDQWRGRYKSLCLHDPVWYDHMPYLPFPDHWPVFTPKDQIGDWLEMYTKVMELNYWPRTECLSASFDEQSGAWKVEVQRDGERVTLQPTQLILATGMSGVPNVPRYPGAEVFNGQQHHSSRHPGGDAWSGKRAVVIGANNSAHDICADLVENGAEVTMVQRSSTHIVRSDSLMDLVFGGLYSEDALETGLTTDKADMLFASIPYKVMPDFHRPIFDAIKERDKDFYERLTKAGFMLDFGDDESGLFMKYVRRGSGYYIDVGASELIANGTIKLKSAPSLGVERIEADAVVLNDGSRLPADLIVYATGYGSMNGWAAKLISQEVADKVGRCWGLGSGTTNDPGPYEGELRNMWKPTQQQNLWFHGGNLHQSRHYSLYLALQLKARFEGIDTSVYGLAESHHTG
- a CDS encoding sigma-54-dependent Fis family transcriptional regulator, coding for MKPALINAHAQQVLQAVQGAHATHGPLADLAITRSWRRCLDQYQLDPASRRATNVVEHPRLQDHRAPLEHIICVAHWQMSNLHQQLGRDGHVVLLTDARGVAIDSVFNESERAEFQRAGLWLGSVWSEDCEGTNGVGTCLVERQDVTIRRDEHFRGKHVGLTCSASPIFDASGELLAVLNLSSVGEEHSLQQHFKAMALTNLSAKLIESCFFLGHDPQRYLLRFHPEAGFVGLLGEGLLSFDESARICSVNHAALGLLGLRRDQVVGQSLTMLLETPIDQVMSQASAQPSVCWPMRLVDGRLLYGQLREPLRRVPLVTPAIPQINDVHVCLEDPRLQRGFTRALRVLERDVPVFLQGETGTGKEAFAAALHRASSRASQPFVAINCAAIPETLIESELFGYRGGSFTGARKDGMIGKLEQAHGGILFLDEIADMPLALQTRLLRVLEERQVVPLGGATARALDVRLISASHQDLNVCVAEGRFREDLFYRIAGFAVQLPPLRERSDKGRLLDLLLREEAAGARVRLDAGVRERLLTQPWPGNVRQLRTCLRTLVALASEGRVTLDDLAELLPAAPATAALADNPLGVSERQTLLTLIEAEHWHIAHVAARLGISRNTLYRKLRHHGISRPG
- a CDS encoding ATP-binding protein, with translation MDGFKKRLGESVQLRLSVALSLAILTVAIVAGVFAYVSAFDEAHDMQDDTLRQMAKLFDRQHMTLQYPENGAADDDEARIILQYLADGSKASGDDDAGTPLPFPTTLPDGLSTVPIAGEAFRVLVKTTAQGERIAVAQETGARDKDARASAWRSVLPFLVLLPILLLVVSDLVRKLFRPIAMLSSEIDRRDEQELHPIDEHHLPLEIRPFVVAINRLLNRVAQSMESQRRFVADAAHELRSPLTALSLQAERLAAVDMPAPARERLVPLRRGIERGRQLIDQLLTLAKAQSTATCGASTTSVHEVYRRVLEDLLPLAERKHLDIGVEIEQDARVCINEIDLTAVVKNLVDNAIRYTPAHGRVDLTLKRESGQALLQIRDSGPGIVVEEQERVFDPFYRSLGTDESGSGLGLSIVKAIMDRNGARVKLGFTDERARSGLCVSLWLRVSN
- a CDS encoding DUF1289 domain-containing protein, encoding MAKDIENPCISVCQLNSELCLSCGRTKEDIKKWKRMKRPEKMAAVQRATLRLKSLQKKNA